In one Rutidosis leptorrhynchoides isolate AG116_Rl617_1_P2 chromosome 8, CSIRO_AGI_Rlap_v1, whole genome shotgun sequence genomic region, the following are encoded:
- the LOC139862707 gene encoding LOW QUALITY PROTEIN: GTP-binding protein At3g49725, chloroplastic-like (The sequence of the model RefSeq protein was modified relative to this genomic sequence to represent the inferred CDS: substituted 1 base at 1 genomic stop codon) yields MFRAISHKQPSIKSISQTLTQNPIFSIPNLHSQQHNHKHTNTGGEFHKDTDTPPRLFVVQPKFXPDSVLKPKLDEALNLANSLEEQRDGFYDTDFSKKELPPHLVVQNPASRITRADTYFGPGTVDTIKCHLNAEDSRGGVDAVFVNANLTGIQQRNLEREWGKAVLDRVGLIIEIFHAHANTKEGKLQAELAALMYKRTRLVHVRGSGGRLTFGGTSEAEVVSARGKGSGGRGFISGAGETELQLQRRRIIERKVQLLNEIKEVRRTRALQRASHKRRVGSNSQHMPTVAIVGYTNAGKSTLVSALSDTFLYCDNRMFATVDPKVRSVILPSGKKVLLSDTVGFISDLPVQLVEAFHATLEEVVEADLLVHVLDSSAPNRDEQRASVLQVLQQIGVSTEKLINMIEVWNKIDIEDDKKSAVIQETEENLDDWLCCKDEVEWDDETALFVGFKTTEDKPNYDSTLPYVMDTDPNSRPEYSPHIKTSAKTRVGLQELLVAIDGKLKTKEVVVERTIVDRKW; encoded by the coding sequence ATGTTTAGAGCCATTTCACACAAACAACCTTCAATCAAATCCATCTCtcaaacccttacacaaaatcccATCTTTTCAATCCCTAATTTACACTCACAACAACACAATCACAAACATACAAATACTGGAGGTGAATTCCATAAAGATACAGATACCCCACCAAGATTGTTCGTCGTTCAACCCAAATTTTGACCCGATTCCGTATTAAAACCCAAACTTGATGAAGCTCTTAACCTTGCTAATTCACTTGAAGAACAACGAGATGGGTTTTATGATACCGATTTTTCCAAAAAAGAATTGCCCCCACATCTTGTTGTGCAAAACCCAGCTTCTAGAATCACAAGGGCAGATACTTACTTTGGACCGGGAACTGTAGACACAATAAAATGCCATCTAAATGCTGAAGATTCTAGAGGTGGAGTAGATGCCGTGTTTGTGAATGCGAATCTAACTGGAATTCAACAGAGAAATTTAGAGCGGGAATGGGGGAAAGCTGTTCTTGATCGTGTAGGTCTCATTATTGAGATATTTCATGCTCATGCTAATACCAAAGAAGGAAAGTTGCAGGCTGAATTAGCTGCTCTAATGTACAAAAGAACCAGACTTGTTCATGTACGTGGTAGTGGTGGACGTTTAACATTCGGTGGAACTAGTGAAGCTGAAGTTGTTAGTGCCCGAGGGAAAGGAAGTGGTGGACGAGGGTTTATTAGTGGTGCTGGAGAAACAGAACTTCAGCTTCAACGAAGAAGAATTATAGAACGAAAAGTTCAGTTGTTAAACGAAATAAAAGAGGTACGACGTACACGAGCTCTACAACGTGCTTCTCACAAAAGACGTGTTGGGTCAAATAGTCAACATATGCCAACTGTTGCTATTGTTGGGTACACTAATGCGGGGAAATCGACATTAGTCAGCGCACTTTCAGATACCTTTCTCTATTGTGACAATCGGATGTTTGCAACTGTTGATCCGAAAGTACGAAGTGTTATTCTCCCATCAGGGAAAAAGGTACTCCTTAGTGACACTGTAGGATTTATATCGGACTTGCCCGTGCAGTTAGTTGAAGCGTTTCATGCTACTTTGGAAGAAGTTGTTGAAGCTGATCTTCTTGTGCATGTATTAGACTCCAGTGCACCTAATCGTGACGAGCAACGAGCGTCCGTGTTACAAGTTCTTCAACAAATTGGAGTGTCCACAGAAAAGCTTATAAACATGATTGAAGTTTGGAACAAGATTGATATTGAAGATGATAAAAAATCGGCTGTAATTCAAGAAACTGAAGAGAATTTAGATGATTGGCTTTGTTGTAAAGACGAAGTTGAATGGGATGATGAAACTGCTTTGTTTGTGGGATTTAAGACTACAGAGGATAAACCAAATTACGATTCTACCCTTCCGTATGTAATGGATACCGATCCAAATTCTCGGCCCGAATATAGCCCACATATTAAGACATCAGCGAAAACTAGAGTTGGGTTGCAAGAGTTGTTAGTCGCCATTGATGGTAAGTTAAAGACCAAAGAAGTTGTTGTGGAGAGGACTATAGTTGATCGTAAATGGTGA